AGAACGGGCTTCAACTGTTACCTGGACTGTCACTTCAATACAACAATCAGGACCAGACAAGCCACGCAGACGCACGCTTACAAGCAGCAACAAATACTATCATTGCTGTTCGTTCTTACTTGCTAAGTTTCTCTGGTAAGTTACCGCGGAACGCCAATCCCGCACAGGCTGGAGGGTATTATTGCTCAAGCGACTTGACTCCGTGCACTTCGCCTCGAGCCCATGCCAGCGTGCCCCTGACGCTTCCCGCCAATTTGTAACATACTGCGGCCTTTATTTGACATACTTAAGCAAAAATTAAGTATTACTGTTTTATCAGGGTACCAACCTTAGAAAACAATCGATAAAAAACTTAGAAAATAAACGTTTTAAACTTATTGAGTTTAGAATTAACGGTTAAGAACCCCAGCTCAGCAAAACGTTGACAATCATCCGGAGATTGCGTGAACACAGCCAGCCAGAAACATAGAGCCGATAAGCAAAGCATTAGCCTGAACGATCTAATGCGGCTGTTTTGGGGGTCAAAAAAAATAATTCTAGGCATTACCCTCCTGTGCACCTGTATTTCAATTGCCTATCTGATTGCAGTAGCACCCACCTATCAGGCCACTGCAAAAATATTGCCCCCTAAAGAAAGCGATTTAGCGGAGTACTCCGAAACATTGAGCATGATCGACTCAGGCATATCGGAAAAAGAAATTTCACGCCGGTTGAACCCTGAACGTACTTATGAAATTCTTTATACAAATCTTAGCTCGGCATCAATAAAAAATAAGTTCCTGAAAGAACACTACCTACCCCATTTTGCTCCTCAAAATGAGGATGAAACGGAGCTGGTGGCCAAACGCTTGGAAAAATCCTTAAGGATCAGTGGTTCTGGATCAGATAACGGGACGATTAATGTCTCTATCGAAGCAAAAGACCCAAAGCTGGCTGCCCAATGGGTGAATGACTATATAAACCTGGCTATCACAGCAACACATACCGAGCTCCTGCAAAACCTGCAAAGTGAAATCACAGCCAAAAAACAAAGTACGCAGAGTCAGATCGCCACTTTACGCAAACTGGAACAGGATCTGCAAAACCTGAGGATTGGTCGCCTCCAAGACGCCTTAGTCGTTGCCAAAGCTATGGGACTGGAAGCTCCCATGCCCGGCACAACGGTTATCACTTTAGACAATAGTCCCGCCAATGAGGGTAGCTTTATGCGTGGTACCCGTTCGCTACAGGCCGAGATCGACGTCCTGAGCAATCGTAAAGATCAAGATGCCTATATTGCCGGTTTGCCCAAACTCTTGACTCAACAAGCCCTGCTGGAAACACTCAACAACACCCCAGCGTTCTCGGTCGCTCGCATCGATATGCCTGCGCATCCCCCTTTCGAACCTATCAAACCCATCAAGCCTTTAATTTTATTGATGGGAATTATTTTCGGTCTATTCTTGGGAATATTTGTTGTACTGATTGCTAATGCAATCAGAAATTATTGAAGGCTACTATCTATATCAAGCTTGCACGTGGCCCTTCACTACCATATACGACCGTAGGATATGAACACCTTACCTAGCCGCCGCTTTCAGAAAAAACACGAGCAAATTCTGCTCTCATCGCCATTCCTGCTACTTGTAGGCTGGCTGGTTTCTGTCGTTCTGCCCACAGCCCTGCACTGGGGATGGAAAGGCTTACTCACGCCTGACCTGGGCCAAAAAACAGCCTTGATCGTTACTTCGATCGCCTTCCTGATCTCTCATATTTTTGTACGCAAAATCAATACCTCATACCCGGGCGGACAATCGAGCATGTTCATTGCCCCCCAAGTGATCACTGTTTACGTACTTATCGCACTGCTTTCCTTTTTTCTGACCCCCAACATTTCCCGCTTTATTTTGCTAAGTAGTGGTGCGTTCGCTCTGCTTTGGTTTTACCTGGCTCACTTCAGCACACTGAAATACCGCCGCCTGAAGCTTGCCATTATTAAAGGAGGAATGAGTGAACATCTGTTTGAGCTGGATAATATTGATGCGCGCGCTTTAGAAACGCTTGATTTGCAAGGTGTTCGCTATGATGCTGTCGTTGCGGATTTCAACGATCTTCATAAAGAAGACGAGCGCTTCCTAACCCAATGTGCGTTAAATCGCATCCCGGTTTATGACGCCAGCCTAGTTTACGAATCCCTGTCTGGCCGAGTTCGCATCAACCGCATGTCAGAGAATAATCTGGGGGCCTTGCTGCCTACCAAAGTTTACGAGGCCACGAAACTGCTCATGGATCTGAGTATTGTGTTGCTCTCTTTGCCCATCGTCCTGCCCATCGGTCTGATCACGGCTTTACTGATCAAGCTAGAGAGCCCTGGGCCGATTATCTATACACAGCAACGTATTGGTTTGGGTAATAAAGAGTTCACCATCTACAAATTCCGTAGCATGCGTTTTGATCGCGAGCAAACCCAACAATTTGCCGGAGAAGATGATCCACGCATCACACGCATTGGCCGCATCATCCGCAAGCTACGCATTGACGAACTCCCCCAATTCCTTAATATCATCAAAGGGGATATGAGCCTAATCGGCCCTCGACCCGAACAGCCAAATTTTGTACAGGAATTCGACGAAAAAATCCCTTTCTATAATTATCGGCATGTCGTCAAGCCAGGCATTACAGGATGGACACAAGTCCGCCAAGGCTACACCGATGATGCAGACGCCACCCGCATCAAGATCGAGCATGACTTTTATTACATCAAGAACTGCTCGACCTATCTGGACTTGCACATTGTTTTTCTTACTATTAAAACCATGCTCACCGGCTTTGGCGCGCGCTAAGCCAACTCAACGCAGTAATCGCAAATAAATCCGCTCACGCACAAAGGGCGGTAACAAACGGGCTGGGGTACGTTGTATGCAATTGAGAACAAAACGCCCCAAACCGATAAAGCCTAAAGAATAAAACGTGTATTGCGCGGCAATCTCTTGTCGCGCGTATCGCCAGCCACCACGCCGGCGATACATCGATAAATCCGTTCGTGCACGTACCAAGGGTTGCTGAAGATTCATACCTTTTGCCCCCGAAAGCAAGAGGCGCACCCACAAGGCATAATCCTCATAAAAGTACTCATTCCCATAACTACCACAACGCAGCACAGCTTCTTTACGGTACATCACCGTCATGTGATTGAAGGGGTTTCGACGCTGACCATATTTCATGATCTCCTCATGGCTCTCTGGAGCAGCACGGTAACTACGAATATGCTGCGGGTCTTCAGCAAACTCTGCAATTGATGAGCCGATAATGTCTAGCTGCGGGTCACGCTCCAACTGTGCTAGTTGCAGCGCAAACCGCTCTGGCTCGTTAATATCATCCGTATCAAAACGGGCCACCCACGGATAGCGGCACTGTTGCAAACCTATATTCAAAGCCTTACCCAAACCTACATTCTTCTCCAATGGCACGACAACCATTGGCAAGCTGCTGCGGTAACGCTCGACCAACTCACTCAGCTCCGGTCTAACTGGACCATCCAGAACCAATACCACCTCATCTGGCTGACGACTGGACCTCACAACACTATCCATAGCCTGCTCGAAATTGGAGGCCTTTTCACCGTTGTACAAGGAAAGAAGCAAAGAAAACTGCATTAGAAAGCCTTAGAATGAGTAGCAGGCAAAGGCAACGAGGCCAATGCCGCCAAAGCAAACCAAATATAGGGGTACAAATAGCTGCGCGCAGCCACAATGCCAAACAGGCAGAAAAACGATACGGCCAACACAGTTTGGACATGATGCTGCCGTATGGCACCGAACACCCCACTCATCAGTCCTGCCACGATAATACCAATCAGCCCCAGAGCTGGGCCCACACCATAAGCGCTCAGAAACGAAAGGTAATTGTGAGCGTAATTACCGGTCACACCGGTTGCTACGACATCATACATATATCGCCCCAAGGCCCAATTTCCGCTCAAAAATTCCCATTCCTGTTGCAATAACTCCATGCGCCCCGACAAGGAAGAGTCATTTTCAAAAAGAAACAGCCTGACCATGCGATGATCCGACCCCAGCAAATCGACCAACCATGGGCCTAAGATTAACAACAACATCGTCGACAACAAGAAAACACATACTGCAGCTACTTTGTTGCGAACAAACATAACGGCCACACAAGCCAGCACAAAAGCAAGAAATGAAAACCTGGAGTTTAGAAAAAACAGCACCCAAAAGCTGATCACAAATAAAGCAACAAAATGAGCCCGTCGCCTGACTGATACCAAAGCCAACAACGCAACAATGGCGTAGCAGTCTGACAGAGTTAGGGACGGTCTGATCAATCAGCCAGCCGACCCAAATTCCCCACTGGTTGTCGCCTGATTTCAGAAAATCAGAAAAAAACGTCCAAAATCCCGATTTTCCGTTGTGTTTTCGCTCAGAATAGCCCTTTTCCGGGCCTTTTGATGTCCTATGGGCGCACCTCTGCCATCAAATGTCGTCGCGCCATCCACAGATTGCTCAACGTGAACAGCGTCAGCAACTGCGCGGTGTTTTTCGCCAGCCCCCTATACCTCACCTTCGTGTAGCCGAACTGCCGTTTGATCACCCGAAACGGATGCTCCACCTTGGCCCGCAGGCTGGCCTTGGTGTATTCATAGGCGTCTTGCAACGATTGCACCGTCTTGCTCAATCTCTTGCGCAGGCTCGGGCGCAACGCAATATGCCACTGCACATCGCGCCCCTGGTGCTCTTCGCGCTTGCCCACACCTTGATAGCCCGCATCACCCAAGACCAGTTCTTCCTCACCGTGCAGCAGCCCATCGACCTGCGTCACATCCGCCACGTTGGCCGCGGTACCTACCATCGAATGCACCAGGCCCGTATGCAGATCGACCCCAATGTGCGCCTTCATGCCGAAGAAATAGTTATTGCCTTTCTTGGTCTGGTGCATCTCGGGGTCCCGCGCGCCCTGGGCGTTCTTCGTCGAGCTGGGCGCATCGATGATCGTCGCGTCCACAATCGTTCCCCGGCGCACCATCAGCCCATAGTCTTGCAGCAGCAGGTTCACGCCTTCGAACATTTCTTCGGCAATGTTGTGCTTCTCAAGCAGGTGACGAAAGTTCAGAATCGTCGTCTCGTCCGGCGCACGACCACCGGGCAGCTTGGCGAACTGGCGCATCGAAAAACTGTCGTACAACGCCTCTTCCATCGCCGGGTCGCTCAGGTTGAACCATTGCTGCATGAAGTGAATCCGCAGCATCGCCTCAATGGGATACGGCTGGCGACCCACCTTGCCTTCTTGCGGGTAGTGCTTGGCAATCTCACCGGCCAGGTAATCCCACGGCACCGTGCGATCCATCTCGTTCAAGAACTTCTCACGGCGTGTCTGCTTGCGCTTACCGGCAAATTCCGCTTCAGAAAAACTCAGTTGGCTCATGATGAACAGACTCGTGAGGGTGTGACAGACGAAGTTTACCGTTGCGCGGGGGAATTGTTCAGAGATTCCTTAGGTAAATACTTGCTTCAACAATATTTTTGTGAAAATCCTGTCCAATATACACATAGCTGAACACATAAATCGTGGTCGAAAACACCCAGCTCGCTCTAACTGTAGCGGCCACCCCCGAAGACTGGTCGGCATACCATTTTCCTAACATCACCAAAAGCACAGGTGCCACACCAGTATTGGAAAAATACTTGGAGAGCGTCCACACATCTACATGCTGCAACAAGCTAGAGAACTGAACTATCTGGATAAGTAAAACCCACATCAACAAAATCAAGACCGCGATAAACAGCGGCTTTCCCTTGAGATCTCGAGTTCGAAAAGCTGCTTTACAAGCAATCAGTGATAGCAATAAGGCAACACAAAGCAGATAAAGAACACTGACATTAATTCTGGGAAAACCAAACATGGTTTCCAGAAACTTCCACACGGGTCCAAACGCAAAGAAGGCAAAAAAAGAAACTTGCGCTACCAAACGGTAAAGAGCATCAACTTCTATGCGCACTGGCTCCGAGGTCATAAACGCTTGGCCTCTTCTTGTTCAGTCAATGCTCGCGCCAAGTCCGCGATCAAACTAGTCTTGGCAATATAAGGATGTGCCTTCTGGCTAACTTCTGCCCTGTCTGCAGCGCGCACTGTCTGCGCATAATTCAGAATAGAAACCATATCCACGGGACCCTGACGATAAAAAGGGAAAGCATTATCAAAGACATCCTCATGCCCCGAATAAACAGGCAGACCCAACATGAGATATTCGCGTACCTTCAAAGTACAGGCTTGCTTCATACCTTTTCGCCCCAAGGCAAAAGAGGTGAGTCCTAACCAACAACGTTCTGCCAAAGCAGAAATCTCATCGGCGTTCAAAGTGCCATGCACAACAATACGCGAATCCCTCTGGCACCGATCCAGATCAGCGTCAAAGATATTCCCAACAATATGCAAGCAAAAGTCAGCCTGGCTACGCTCGACGGCATCCAGCATCAAGTCCAAACCATGCCAGTCATAGAAATGGCTGGCTACAAACAGGAATTCAGGTCGCTCTTGGCGACGATCAGCCATGATTTGGCCGCTATACATAACCCCGTTAGGGTAGTTCAATGTGTATTTACCTGGCTGACAGGCTCGATCAGACTCATAGGCGCTGAGCTCTGGGGTGACACCAATCACACCAGCCGCACGTCGAATTGACCAACGCCCCAACACCGCCTCAGCATACGAGCGCAGCTTGCCAAGCGCACCGCCCCCTGCCAGCTCAGCAAGCTCTTTGGTGTGGTGTACCAGATAGACAGGCTTCGAACAGCTGCGGATAAAAATGTACTGGAAGGGGTCATGGACACTATGGCGCAAGATAAATACATCTACATCCTTCTGCGCCCGTAGCCAACGAATGTAGCTGAAGCGGAATGCCACCCACGCCCAGGCCAACCTCAACTTGTTACGTCCATCAACCTGCACTCCTGAGTCCACTCGGATCGCATCGGGAATCTTGGCATCAGGCGCAGCAAAAGCACGCGTCCGCCAAGACAAGCCCAATTGGTCTGCTGCCTGCTGTTCCCAACTCATCTGAGCCACAATGCCATTGACCGGACGCAACAGCATCGCAGAGTGTAAAAACCGCATATCCCAACCTTTATCTCAAGCTTTGCGCTGACACAGCCATGAATCAGGACCGACCAAGCACACGTTTATACAATTTGGCCATCCACTTCCAACGTGCCAAATCACTTGGATAATAGTCATGTGACACTGCGGGTGCCTTTATATAAGCTTCCAACTGAGCAGGCGCCCATCCCATTTTCTTCAGGAAGTACTGCTTATCCTCGTCGAGCTCACGCTGGCTGTGATAGGGAATTTTTTCCAGATCGGCCAGGGCTTCGTCCCGACTCATCTGGCCCGTTACAATGAGGGTGCTCATGTGGACACGACGCTTATCAACCCCAAACTTCTCAGGCAAGATATAGCCCTGATAAAAACGGGTGAAGATCGACTCGTAGTGCTTATAGGGATACGGTTTATAAGAGTAGCGTTCCTGCAATTGCTGCATGGCAGAGAACTTGTTGAACTCCATCAAGTCCAGAATCGAGACCCAGCGTATTTTCTGCAGCACGGCATAGCGTATGTATTCACCGATGCCAAACAAAGGGAAAGTCTCGATCTTTACATCGCTAAAGCGCTTGGCAATGCTACGGATATTTTTCTTGTCAAACTTAAACCAATTCCAGCTCTCGGGGATCTGCATCCCTTCGGTCGCCTCGTTGGTACCTGCCAGCAAATGCTTCAGGCCATACTTGGCCGCCTGTTGATAATTCACAGCCGTCATGGCGTTGTCATACAACAACTCAATATCAACCACATTGGCATCGAAAAATGCCTGCATCAACTTGCGGTATTCATGCCAATCAATAACATGGGTATACAAATCCACGCCCAGACCATTGATCAGGTTTTCGATATTGTTCTGGGCCAGCTCGGAGTTCCACCCGTTGTCCATGTGCACAGCCAAAGGGCGCAGGCCCAGTTCGACCGCCTTAACCAGCACCCAGGAGCTATCTACGCCGCCTGAAACACCCACAATACAGTCGTAAGGTTTACCCTTGCCCTGCGCTTTGACCTCGGCCACAAGGGCCTGCAAACGGCGCTCTTTTTCTTCCGGCGCCAAGCCCAAGGTATTCTTGGTGCTGGCCTCCAGGTCCGTGCAATAGTTGCAAACACCGTCACTGTTGAAAACAATGTCGCGTGCGCTGGTGTCCATAACACAGCGCGAACACACCTGGTAATGTTGATTCATTCAATATCATCCAAAGAGTCAAACTCGGCCCGCTTCGGGTAGTTAATCAGTACCGCACGGTGTGGGCCTTTGAATACAAACATGGCACCGGCCGCAACAGCCGAAGCACCCGCCTTCAGAGCCAGGTTGAAATCATCCATCGAGCGGGCTCCGCCCAAGGCAACGACAGGAACAGGCAAGCGGCTGGCCACCGAATGGATCAAATCGAGATCATAGCCATCCATCATGCCGTCATGGTCCACGGCACTCAAGAGGACTTCCCCTACTCCTGCATCAACCCGCTCAGCCAGATAATCATAAATAGGGCGATTCAGTAATTTACCCGACTGCGAGATATACAGCTTGGGCTGCTTGAGCCAATTCTTTTTGATATCCACACCCAACACGACACTTTGCTGACCATAGACACGAGCAATATCCTGTATCAGGCGCGTATCGTGCATCACAGCAGACTGCAAACTGACCTTTTCAATACCTAGGTCAAAGATGCGTTCTACTTGCTGCATATTCTGAATACCGCCCCCGTAGGTCAAGGGCATAAAGCACTCTTCGGCAAACAAACGCACGACTTCAAAATCGGGCGCAGTGCCGGCACTGGATGCCCCAATATCCAGTACAACCAGCTCATCCACTTCTTTCTCGTTGAAGATGCGAATCGCGTTGGTGGGATCACCCACATACTTGGGGTCCTGATAGCGGCGGGTTTTAACCAGGCCACCATTTTTCAAGGACAAAACAGGGATAACGCGTGGCTTCATACGGCCTCAGCCATAAAATTCTTCATCAATCCGAAACCAAACTGATGGCTTTTCTCTGGATGAAACTGCACCCCCATCACATTCTCGCGCTGAAATGCAGCCACAAAAGTGCCACCATAATCTGCCGTCGCTAAAATATCCTCAGGGCAGGCGGCCTCGACCTTGTAAGCGTGCACAAAGTAAAAGCGATGACGGCGCCCACCTTCCTGCAACAAGGGGTTCGCCTTGGCGATATCCACTTCCGACCATCCCATATGCGGAATCTTCAGAGGTCTTTCGGGTGTACTTTGAAAGCGCCGCACTTGGGCATCAATCCACCCCAGGCCAGGCAAACTGCCTTCCTCGCTGGCACGGCACATTAATTGCATGCCCAGACATATGCCCAATACCGGCTTTTTATTCTGCAAGGCGTATTGCTCCAGCACAGGCAACAGCCCCCGGTCATGCAATTGCTGCATACCGTGATCAAAGGCACCGACTCCCGGAATAATCAGCCTGTCTACCGCCGCAATCTCCTGCGCAGTCGACACCTTGGAGGCGTCCCCTCCAAGCTTTTGAATCATTCGAATAACCGAATTAATGTTGCCACAACCGTAGTCCAGGATGCCGATCATAAACTTGCTCGCTGTTTGTGCGATTCACCACAACTATATCGATACGAAATGGCCAGATACACCACGTACAGCAAGGCATAGGACACAGAGTAGATGAAGATAGCGGCTACCTCTGTATCTACATAGCTCAGCACACCGTAGGTCATGGCCAACAGGCAGGTTTGCCATAGCAGATCGACTTGTTGCTTGTTAAAAATATATATTACGTAACTTAGCGGGCTGGCGATGAAACGCAAGGTAAACATCGGTACCAGCAACACGCTCATGACTCCCGCAGGACGCCACTCTTCGCCAAAGGCAATAGCAAAAACAGGTTCTGACAGAAAGTAGGCACCCACTGCAAATAGCGCAGACCCGGCCCCCAATACCCAGAACGTGCGCACGTACTCATCACGGCACTCGCCCCGCTCGCGAAACGCCATCGACGCCTGACGCTTGAACACATCCAGAACAGCCTTACCCAGGAAAGACAAAGGCAAACCTAACACTCGTATGACAAGCGCCAGATAACCGGCACTCTCAGCACCAAAACGATGGGCCACAATCATGACAGGCAGCTGAATCGCCAACGCATTGATAAAGTCAGCTGGTAAGGAATACGCCAGGAATTTCCGATGTCGACGGGCATAAGCAAGCATCAAGGGCCGCCAACGTCGCATCCAACGCAGAGACACTGGTAACAGCCACATACAATAGGCCTGTGCCAGCAACAAACCCAGTGCATAGGACAAGGCGAGCGCAGTCGCATCAGGCCAGAACACACCAGACACAATCTGAAGAACCACAACAAAGATAGATTGTGCCACCCGCATCATATTCAACTGACGAAAGCGTCCTTCTGCTGCCGCCCAGGACTGCCAAACCTGATTCAAGGCGAACAAAGTTGCACAAGGCACCAGCACTACCAGCAACATTACCGTGTCAAAGTAGTTGTAGCCGGTCAGTAAGTGCAGCAAACCCAGGACCAGTAACACGACGGCAGCTATAAGCAAGGTCATGGTCAGCACGGCAAAGGCAGCAGCATTGCGGAAACGTCCGTCCTTCTCCAGAGCCAGCGACACCTCCAGACGGGCCGTCAAGGCCGTCGACAAGATGATGACGATACCCAACCACGCTGAAAACAGGCCGAACTGACCAGGTCCAAACTGCCGAGCAATCAACAAAGCGCCCAGCACAGGAATTACCTGAGCAATCGCCGATCCAGTGAATACGGAGAGTACGGTTTTCCAGTAACTATTTTGCATAAAAATGGCTGCGGAATTAAGCCG
This genomic window from Alcaligenes faecalis contains:
- a CDS encoding LPS O-antigen chain length determinant protein WzzB, translated to MNTASQKHRADKQSISLNDLMRLFWGSKKIILGITLLCTCISIAYLIAVAPTYQATAKILPPKESDLAEYSETLSMIDSGISEKEISRRLNPERTYEILYTNLSSASIKNKFLKEHYLPHFAPQNEDETELVAKRLEKSLRISGSGSDNGTINVSIEAKDPKLAAQWVNDYINLAITATHTELLQNLQSEITAKKQSTQSQIATLRKLEQDLQNLRIGRLQDALVVAKAMGLEAPMPGTTVITLDNSPANEGSFMRGTRSLQAEIDVLSNRKDQDAYIAGLPKLLTQQALLETLNNTPAFSVARIDMPAHPPFEPIKPIKPLILLMGIIFGLFLGIFVVLIANAIRNY
- a CDS encoding exopolysaccharide biosynthesis polyprenyl glycosylphosphotransferase; this translates as MNTLPSRRFQKKHEQILLSSPFLLLVGWLVSVVLPTALHWGWKGLLTPDLGQKTALIVTSIAFLISHIFVRKINTSYPGGQSSMFIAPQVITVYVLIALLSFFLTPNISRFILLSSGAFALLWFYLAHFSTLKYRRLKLAIIKGGMSEHLFELDNIDARALETLDLQGVRYDAVVADFNDLHKEDERFLTQCALNRIPVYDASLVYESLSGRVRINRMSENNLGALLPTKVYEATKLLMDLSIVLLSLPIVLPIGLITALLIKLESPGPIIYTQQRIGLGNKEFTIYKFRSMRFDREQTQQFAGEDDPRITRIGRIIRKLRIDELPQFLNIIKGDMSLIGPRPEQPNFVQEFDEKIPFYNYRHVVKPGITGWTQVRQGYTDDADATRIKIEHDFYYIKNCSTYLDLHIVFLTIKTMLTGFGAR
- a CDS encoding glycosyltransferase, which translates into the protein MQFSLLLSLYNGEKASNFEQAMDSVVRSSRQPDEVVLVLDGPVRPELSELVERYRSSLPMVVVPLEKNVGLGKALNIGLQQCRYPWVARFDTDDINEPERFALQLAQLERDPQLDIIGSSIAEFAEDPQHIRSYRAAPESHEEIMKYGQRRNPFNHMTVMYRKEAVLRCGSYGNEYFYEDYALWVRLLLSGAKGMNLQQPLVRARTDLSMYRRRGGWRYARQEIAAQYTFYSLGFIGLGRFVLNCIQRTPARLLPPFVRERIYLRLLR
- a CDS encoding IS5 family transposase is translated as MSQLSFSEAEFAGKRKQTRREKFLNEMDRTVPWDYLAGEIAKHYPQEGKVGRQPYPIEAMLRIHFMQQWFNLSDPAMEEALYDSFSMRQFAKLPGGRAPDETTILNFRHLLEKHNIAEEMFEGVNLLLQDYGLMVRRGTIVDATIIDAPSSTKNAQGARDPEMHQTKKGNNYFFGMKAHIGVDLHTGLVHSMVGTAANVADVTQVDGLLHGEEELVLGDAGYQGVGKREEHQGRDVQWHIALRPSLRKRLSKTVQSLQDAYEYTKASLRAKVEHPFRVIKRQFGYTKVRYRGLAKNTAQLLTLFTLSNLWMARRHLMAEVRP
- a CDS encoding glycosyltransferase; its protein translation is MRFLHSAMLLRPVNGIVAQMSWEQQAADQLGLSWRTRAFAAPDAKIPDAIRVDSGVQVDGRNKLRLAWAWVAFRFSYIRWLRAQKDVDVFILRHSVHDPFQYIFIRSCSKPVYLVHHTKELAELAGGGALGKLRSYAEAVLGRWSIRRAAGVIGVTPELSAYESDRACQPGKYTLNYPNGVMYSGQIMADRRQERPEFLFVASHFYDWHGLDLMLDAVERSQADFCLHIVGNIFDADLDRCQRDSRIVVHGTLNADEISALAERCWLGLTSFALGRKGMKQACTLKVREYLMLGLPVYSGHEDVFDNAFPFYRQGPVDMVSILNYAQTVRAADRAEVSQKAHPYIAKTSLIADLARALTEQEEAKRL
- a CDS encoding N-acetyl sugar amidotransferase, translating into MNQHYQVCSRCVMDTSARDIVFNSDGVCNYCTDLEASTKNTLGLAPEEKERRLQALVAEVKAQGKGKPYDCIVGVSGGVDSSWVLVKAVELGLRPLAVHMDNGWNSELAQNNIENLINGLGVDLYTHVIDWHEYRKLMQAFFDANVVDIELLYDNAMTAVNYQQAAKYGLKHLLAGTNEATEGMQIPESWNWFKFDKKNIRSIAKRFSDVKIETFPLFGIGEYIRYAVLQKIRWVSILDLMEFNKFSAMQQLQERYSYKPYPYKHYESIFTRFYQGYILPEKFGVDKRRVHMSTLIVTGQMSRDEALADLEKIPYHSQRELDEDKQYFLKKMGWAPAQLEAYIKAPAVSHDYYPSDLARWKWMAKLYKRVLGRS
- a CDS encoding AglZ/HisF2 family acetamidino modification protein; this encodes MKPRVIPVLSLKNGGLVKTRRYQDPKYVGDPTNAIRIFNEKEVDELVVLDIGASSAGTAPDFEVVRLFAEECFMPLTYGGGIQNMQQVERIFDLGIEKVSLQSAVMHDTRLIQDIARVYGQQSVVLGVDIKKNWLKQPKLYISQSGKLLNRPIYDYLAERVDAGVGEVLLSAVDHDGMMDGYDLDLIHSVASRLPVPVVALGGARSMDDFNLALKAGASAVAAGAMFVFKGPHRAVLINYPKRAEFDSLDDIE
- the hisH gene encoding imidazole glycerol phosphate synthase subunit HisH codes for the protein MIGILDYGCGNINSVIRMIQKLGGDASKVSTAQEIAAVDRLIIPGVGAFDHGMQQLHDRGLLPVLEQYALQNKKPVLGICLGMQLMCRASEEGSLPGLGWIDAQVRRFQSTPERPLKIPHMGWSEVDIAKANPLLQEGGRRHRFYFVHAYKVEAACPEDILATADYGGTFVAAFQRENVMGVQFHPEKSHQFGFGLMKNFMAEAV
- a CDS encoding lipopolysaccharide biosynthesis protein — its product is MQNSYWKTVLSVFTGSAIAQVIPVLGALLIARQFGPGQFGLFSAWLGIVIILSTALTARLEVSLALEKDGRFRNAAAFAVLTMTLLIAAVVLLVLGLLHLLTGYNYFDTVMLLVVLVPCATLFALNQVWQSWAAAEGRFRQLNMMRVAQSIFVVVLQIVSGVFWPDATALALSYALGLLLAQAYCMWLLPVSLRWMRRWRPLMLAYARRHRKFLAYSLPADFINALAIQLPVMIVAHRFGAESAGYLALVIRVLGLPLSFLGKAVLDVFKRQASMAFRERGECRDEYVRTFWVLGAGSALFAVGAYFLSEPVFAIAFGEEWRPAGVMSVLLVPMFTLRFIASPLSYVIYIFNKQQVDLLWQTCLLAMTYGVLSYVDTEVAAIFIYSVSYALLYVVYLAISYRYSCGESHKQRASL